Sequence from the Pagrus major chromosome 15, Pma_NU_1.0 genome:
ATTAGTCCATCATGGTGAAGTTGTCacacaaagctgctgctgtctttgccccctccatGCCCACAGCTCACGTATTTATCCTTCCCCCTCTATTTCGTTTTCTACACTCTCTGTGCCTCTTTCCCCCTCATCATCATTTCTCCTCTTCCATCCTCCATTTTCTGTCTGCTTtatccccctctctccctccctgcgaTCATTTATGGGGTGTGGAggagaataaaaacaagtttaatgtacagtaatacATCATGCCATGGCTGGTGTGCCAGGCATCCATTTTGTGGAGCTGTTGTGTTCACTTAGCAGCAGTGGAGCTAATTATTGCAAATGGCAGCTGTTGAAAGGAGTATTAATGTTTCCTTTCTACATGGATACGTCCAATATTATGGGCTGATGAAAGTAGTCACGAGATAAACTTGAACAAGAATGAGAAGGACAAAGAAGAAGGGAAACTGAATTGTGTCATTTTGGTTTAAAGTCTCGTAAATCCAACTGTATTCATCTTAATTTCAAGCTGTCACTGATTAAATGTGCTGTAATCATCATCTATCTTGCAGCCTAATAAAGTTTATATCAGGGCCTCTGGCTGTGAGATGCTGGATTGTGATTATGTGACACACAACATGTCCTGTATTTTggaaagaggaggagctgagtgcaaaaagaaagattttcatGAAACCTAAGATActgcaaagaagaaaaacattctcTTTAGGAGTTATTAATTTTTCTAGACAAAAACATTACGTGCCAAATGATGGAGGAAAGcatatttcaaataaatgttagGTAATGAACAAGTACATTTCCGAGCTGCTGTCAAAGAGAAGCTCTAATGACACACAGTCGTGACATATCGCCCACTCTATCTGAAGAAAAAGCCAAAAATCACTGAAAACTAGAAACCTGAAAAGAACTCTTAAGGCCTCCAGCGCTTTTCTCCAGGTTGAATATCTCAACATCCACTGGATGAATTgggagcagattgtaacgtgacgggaaaaatgagaccttccccgtctctctcggttgcctacgagcctgtggatgttttgttgaagttgtttaaagctgctggactgtggatttctttgtgaaggactatCATTACTGGACTGGCATTACAACTGCATGCAGCAATCATTGGAAAAACGTTCGTTCTGGTAAAAAGAAATCTTAATGTGGGGCACCccggtagctcagttggtaaaGCAtgtgtcccatgtacagaggccctgccctcgctgcagcagcccagggctTGAGTCCGACccgtggccctttgctgcatgtcatttcgcctctctctcatcccgttTCCCGTCATCTCTCTGAactgtcctgtcaataaagggcaaaaaaaataaaaaataaaaaaatcttaatatGCTCTGCTTCACTAGATGAGACTTTAAAGTGTGTGATTGTGTCAGATTGGGTGAGTATGGCGCCTCATCACTGCTCTGACTTTGCCGAGAGACATGACAGCACATTGACTCCAATCATGGCTTGCTGCTTTTCATGAACTGCATGACTGTGCAGTGGTGATTGGACGGGAGTGGCCAGAGATGAACTTCTGGGGTCAGGAGCTTCTGTGACATTCATCCAAATTAATGGGGCACAACTTAGACATTGTCAAACGCAAAGgcaacaaaataatatttgtatTCCCCAGGGGGCTTATGAGacatcatatatatatacatagagtGAGTtgagcacatactgtaaagtTTATTTCACCTTTTATTTGCTCAGGAATTCAAGCTAACAAAAGTCTCACTGTATTTCACATAAGTCTTCTTGACAGATTCTGATTAATGGTGAATGTAAAGCTTGGATTACTTTGTTTAACAGAATGTACAGGGTTAAGGTAATCAGCTGTTAAAtgtcaattaatcatttttaaatgaaactgccGCTCGCccagtgtcagctgggatcggctccagcccccctgcgaccctgcaaaggataagcATTTacggatgatggatggatggatggatggatgctcGTCCCCAGATTTCCATATATAGTATATCTGATTATTATttggaaaaataagaaaaaaatgtagaaaaatgacatttattgaTTTGGTGGGAATCCAATCCCCTTCAAATCCCACTGAGGCAATATTACATCAATCTAGAGCAATACTCCTGTTCGCTGTtatataaacacattcatttacCATAATTCTTCACATTGTTACGAGCGTACACTACACTGTGTCAGGTTGCACCGGCCTGTCAGCGTCTGAGGGGTTTATGGCACAAGGCAACAAGCGTCACACTGTTCATCGAATAAAGTAAGGGGATTAAATATGTTTGGGgtcattaaaatgtcacagagagagaagagggagattAAAAAGTGTCACAGGGAGATTGTGACagggcaggaggagagagaggggggggagagatAAGAAAGGGATTTAGAGAGCGAAGTGTTCGAACAGAGATAGAAGGAGGATCTCTCTGATTTCAAGAGAGTGAAAAGAAAGTGCGAATTGTGTGAAAGTGCAAATTTCTGCTGCAGGGTTATTATTGGAAGTCTCTTCTCAGGTTTGGAGGAACACCTGTTCAGAGCTGCCTCCAGGTATTACACTGCAGCAGAGGCGTACGCGTCCTAATGAATGTGTAGCGTGCCTCTTGAACATTTATGCAGTTTGTTGTTCTCTTGCTGAAAGTGTGCGTGTGCCTGAATATTTAATGTGTGCACACAGGCATTTGGGTGGTGTGACAGTATGCGTGTGTCTGATGCCACTTGAATACATGCGTTAAATTAATCACAAAATGAAGGCTTGTTGTCGTGGCTTTTATCACATTAACATGCCATTATTACAAAGAAGATTGACATGAACAAGTCTGAGCACATTTGTACTTTGACACTTTAATTAATGTTATGATAACTGCGCACATAGTTTGTTGTAAAAACACGTTTCCAGTTTGTCACATCAGTagctgtttccactgtgtaAGAGAGACCCCTGCTGGCCACGACTGGTCACTGCAGCGTGATGACGCATTTCCGTTTCCGGTATAAACAAACAAGCCAATATGGCGGCTTTCTGTGTCAAATCGTAGAAACTTCTATGAGCATATATGAGCGTTTATTCACCCTGAACACATTTAACAACACAATGACTGAACCGAGCAGTGAGGGGGGTTTAGTTAGATATTACTGCACCGCCGGTAACGGGATGGAGCGGTTCTTAATGGACgaggtgaagaagaagctgacaGCTGAAGACGTGAGTGTTTCCCAGTGACGGCAgtatcccagactccctttacaaatcgcttgattttaagagttgttgtttGAGGAGAAACTGACCAAACTTCGTGAAACGCCCGCAGCAAATTCTCAGCCATTGGTgctttcttgtaaattcggcattaaatacaatacgtaaagatgtttctttccttgttaaACGAGTCAGTTTGTCGCGGCATCGCTGTAAAAAAGTACCGAAAAGTAGTTTTAGTTGGGATGTTGGACAGACATTCATTCCGGAGacataaacattttttcttcatgctgacttgattttttcttcatataaaatagaagaagcagtaaaatttaataaaaaaagaggtgTGTCTTAATTATCCTATTTAGTAATACAATTcggcattggtttggagtcactgggtcacaggACGTGGAAGCTATTGATGAATCCAGTCATCTTAAAATCAGGTTTCAAGGTTTCTTTTTGGATTATTCAACGAGATACTACGAAATATTAAATATCCAATTAAATATTGGATTGATTTATTCCCCCTTTGGCTATAGTCTGTAAACCCAGACTTTAAACCTGTTcttttgttgctgtgttgtgTACAGGTTTGTCAGATGCCAGGTAAAGTGTTGTTCAGCTCCTCTGCAGGGATCAACAGAGTCAGTGAGCTGAAGGCTGCAGAGAGACTCTTCCTCCTGCTCAAACAAGCCTCACCTGTGTGCCTGTCTGCCCACACCAGCCCAGGTACCTGCCTGATACATTAAATACACAGATGCATATCTTGACAGGTCATAAATTACTTGCCAGTCTTTCAGTTCTTGTGTGCCTTAAAAGTCTAATTCATatctattttaatttaattaatcagATCAATGCACAGTGCATAACCTTGGATGACCTGTTTTACATAATAATTCCATatctctaaaaataaaatcccaaagagagacaaaaccaCCCTGGATTTCATCTATTTTTGACTTGTATTgacttttgtgttgttttctctctagCAAAGGCAGCCTCTGTGCTGCAGTCCAGACTGCTGGGTGACAAGAATCAGTGGACTAGTGCTGTAATGACCTGGAGCCGCCTGCAGGGGGAGTTGGCAGACAGAAGGACTACTGCCAACGCACCAAGCACTGTTGTGGAAGTGACggtggacagagaggaggggagaaggagTGAAAAGAAGGAGAAGTGCAACGAGGAGTCTAGAAAAagtgcaggaggagagagggaagagagtgTGAATGGGAGGCAGAGCAGTGGTGAACAAATTGGAGCACAGATGctggaaaagaagagaaagagggatgatgaagaagaggaggaaaggaggggtGCAGCTCGAAAATCTAGTAGTGAGAAGAATGTAGAGAAAGAGAAGACGTCTGAGAAGGAAAGGACACCAGGACTGGACCTCAGTGTGGAAAGTAGCAGCAGAATAATGGATGGCATAGTGGAAGACTTTGCTGTAAAAAGTTTGGAAATtggtaaaacatttttcagcttttatttcaaCTTTTATAACATCAACTTTTAAGGTTATCAACTTTTCATTCCTGTTTTCGTCACCTCTTTATTTCCTTCTTGTGTTTTCCTTCATCCGAATAAAGAGAAGACGActagaagaggagaaaagactCAACTGCAGCCCAGCAGGATCAAACCAGAGTCCTCTTCAGTTCCGGTGTCTTTTAGGATCAGCTGCAAGTGTACAGGATCTTTGTCCCGATACTTCAGCTCACAGGTAGAGGAAGTTATTTATGGACTGACACCTCCATTGAATATGGATGCCCATTTCTGAGTGTTACAGTGGACAATTTGTATCATTTAAAGCTTCTGTGTTGACAAACTGATGCCTCACGAAGCGCAGCTTTACCAAGATTATCAGAAGCTGACACAAAGgccaaaaataaatgtgttttatgttttttgttactACATAACCTATACATCCACCTGTCATTGATAGTACCTTTTATTCACACTGCTTAGTTCAGGGAAATATTGTATGTTTGCATGCTGTTTCTAATATAGGAGGTGAGCAAAGTGATTGGAGTAGGTCTGAGCAGACAGCTGGGCTGGAAGACTGATCTGAAGAATCCACAGCTGGAGGTaaactattttactgttttaataaTCTTCCTGATTATATTGATCTGTGGctataaataagtaaatactCCTTCTTTGGATAATGATGTCGCCTGTCTTTTCAAATGTTACATCATGAGTTGTTTACTCTTTCCTGCAGGTGAATGTTTATTTGAGTGATGACCACTGCCTGATGGGGATTCCACTAACAAGGTTATTGACAGAAacactctctctccattcaaCACTTATTACTAATGACTGAATGCTGTCCTCTTGGCAGAACAAATTAATTTTATACATAGTCATAATTTATAgatcttctctctgtttccttcaGGTTACCTCTGGCTAACCGGAGCTACATTAAAACCACAGGACTGAGGTCTACTGTAGCCTGGGCTATGACCTCATTGGCTCAGATACAGGTAATAACACACACAGGTGccctgtccctgctgctgcaaTGTTTATCTGTGAAGAAACTACTTTATTATGTTTATGCTTTTATGCATGCAAAGCGAATGGCGTTATTATATAATGCAAGCAAGGCCCTTTATTTTGTCTTCTCAACCAGTCCCCTTAAAAGACAGGACAGTGTAGACTCATTAAATGTGGCCACTGAGCCTTAAAGCTGTCCTCATTTCCAAACTTTTAGCATAATGTTTGTTGTCTGTAACTTGACAGTCTGTGTGCCAAAGCATTTGCATGCACATCGGTCAGAATATGATGTAATACTGCCCTTCAGTAACAGTCATGCCGTATGTTATCTCCTGTTTCCCAGCCAGGCTTCTGTGTGGTCGACCCGATGTGTGGGGTGGGAACCATCTTAATAGAAgcagcacaggaacacaaggtCAGAACGGACATCTGCACAAAGTTCCTGTATGTCTGTCAAGTTTACAAATGTCTGAAAAGTAAACTTCAGAAAGCTTTGCAATTAGACAAAAtctataaaacatttgaaagtgtgtgtttttggaaaATACATATAAAGATTAATGTCTTGTGTCTACTTTTATACCACTATAATAacctgttctgtctctctgttcttCAGGCTGCCCGTTTCCTGGGTGTGGACATTGATGATGGACAGCTACAGAAGGCCAATGAGAACATAGCGTTTGCCGAGCTTGGAAACAGAATACATCTGCTGAAAGCTTCATCTATGGGTAGAAAACCTGCACAAAATGATGACtagaaaatgttaaatgcatGTCATTAAACCTTTTGATTTTGGCTTTAAGCTAAGGTTAATTTCCGGAGAGACGGACACCTGGTGCCCCAGTAGTCAAAAATTAAACCTGCCTgcatgtttctttatgtttcagtAGCAATTACATATGTAGAGTGCCATAATGTGTACTTCTGAAACTAATTTTTCAATTGCAAGTCTTTATTTAGCTCACCCATGTTTCCGGTGGGATCAGCGACTGGGGGTTGAGTGTGGAGCCTGCTTTGCTGTCATGTATCAAATTACCTCTTggctcttctctcctcctctgtgtatGCAGTGCTGCCTCTGCCCAGTGCCAGTGTAGATGCTGTAGTCTGTGACCTGCCATTTGGAAGGAAGTTTggcaccaaaacaaacatggctgccaacCTGCCACTCATCGTCACCGAGATGGAGAGgtttgtgcctctgtgtgtctgtttccatTGTTTCTGTTCAGTGATTCAGAAAATGTTGCTCATTTTTCTATGTGTGTTCGTACATTGTGCATAAGTAAATCTCATTTTAATTTGTCAATAGCAATTAGGTATGAAAAATCTATCCAAGCAATTATTACCAACTATaagtaatttaataataatgtttttgtgtctagGGTCCTTTGTCCCGGTGGTACTTTGGTTCTCCTTCTGAGCCCTCAGTTATCCTGTCAGCTGAAGAAACTCCTGCTACAGCAAGACACAACGTCTAACCAGGAAACAACACCTCAAACTGGGACACAAGGCTGCCCAGCTCCTTCACTATCTCCCACAAGGCAGCAGACTTTCCAAATCCACCAGGGGATCAATTCCCGGCCTACCCAGAAAACGGGCTGTCAGTCTGGGCTACAACACagtctgcctcctcctctctcctccctgaaGCATCAGACAACTCTGAGAGTCAGCTTAGGCCTGATAGATGGACTAATCCATAAATATGTCAAGACAGACACTTGATCAGTGTTGGTGGAagttacatttcaaattaatttgttaCTTTTCTTTGTAACctataatgaaaatatgttgaactatagtttgttttctctgtttcccttCTGTTTTCTATTGTAAATGatataatgaaatatattttttgaaacAATGGAATTTTAAGTGTTTGAGTTTTGAAGTTCTTTGAGCTATGGATTGGAAATGTTGCCTTTCCAGATATAAATCCTTTTCCATCCTCCTATcctacatttaatttacactgaAATCATCTTAACTGCAATTGAAAGCACCTTACTTAAGGCACAGGTCTTGGATTGTACTTTTAAACGATTAACCTGGACTGATTCTCATTAAGTTATTATGTTCTTAGTAATTCCCAAAACTGTGCCAACTCCCTCCCttaatacattttgttgctCTTTTGAGTATTAATAATACTAAGacaatgtacagtatgcagggctccagactaactttttacactggttgTAACTTATTTAGGTGTAgcagcacataatttaggtgGACCtaagaatacatttaaattaaatctctatACACATCATATAAATGATTGTAAAGAGGAATTaaatcacagaagaagaagacatggtGATAACTTAAATGTGTGAATAATAAACTTTACAGTGTTTAAGGAAGATACATGCCATCACATGCGACGGTGTGGCTTCTAATTGATTTTGAGCAACAATTACGGAGGATACTTTTGGTCATAttcaaattttacattttcaattagctttttcttttttaattttgtcctGATTATTCTTTGTAGTGTGGTATGAtaacaatctttttttatttgagcttttttaattttctatttggACTTTTAACTTGAATTATGACCTAACATATCCTCCATACACAGCGAGGGCTATGGCACATTTACTATTTGCTACACAGACAATACTTAGTAGGATCAACTTGATGTTTTGGTCTTTTGTTGACAGTGAGGAAGCTGTAGAATGACACTAGTTTATCCTGTGATTGGACTGAAATGGCAACTGTAAAGTTTCTTATAATGGGACTTTCATTTAGCCTGTAACATGGACCCCGATAGGCTGAATCACAGTGTTGCCATCTGCCAATGTTTAGCCCTGCTTAGCCCAGTTTTATACAGTGGGGCCAGACGAGGCTACACAGGGCTTAGTGTTTTCATGAAGTTACTCACTAGctataaactgtgtttttgctGCCTGTTCAGGTTACAAAACATGGCTTCACGTTGTATAGTGCTGGAATTGATCAGGTGAAATCAATCAATATGCATTAAAAATAGGTGTATGGTGGTTTAAATTTTAACcttcacaaacaaattaacaagttactaattagttttttatttgttattttatcacCACATTTATCTCATGAGGCCAGCCTCAGACTCAGCtgctccatctccctctccagACTCCATGGAGAGGCTACGCCATGATGTCCACTGCGCATGCTCATTGCGCAGTGGAAGCCATGTTGGAGCTACATTGGAGTCGGGCTAGGATTTTCTGACGCCGtatgtttttcttaaaaatatctgttttcacGTATCGTCGGGGCTCGTCAACCGTGCGCGATCGGCGCCGTAACAGGCCGTGGATATGATGAACTCCAGTGTCGACCTGTCCCGGCGGAATCCGCAGGAGGATTTCGAGCTGATCCAGAGGATAGGAAGCGGCACATACGGAGATGTGTACAAGGTAAAACTGCAGTGAGGGAAGCACTTGCGGAGTTCCATTGTCGGACACGCATTGGTTAGACATTAATAGCATTTCTTTGTAGCTCATCGGGGGGGTTTGACATAACAGCAAGGAAACAAATGATATCGCCCCAGTTAGCTTGTTTTCTGAGTTGGGGTGTCTCTCTTCGTGTTGATGTTTACTGATGCAGCGTTTAATCTGCTACTCTTGCTCTCGATTCCATTGTCGGACAAACAGCcaagggtgttttttttttttttttttgtgttggctgttattgttttggcctcctcccccccccccgatTGTGGAAATCAGGATTAGCAATGAAACACTGCACTTTACAGTAGAAAGAAATCATAAATAACAATATGCTAACGCTAACGTTGACTGTATCCAGGACTCGGGCTCAcaaattttgattttgttggACAGAAATCATATTTTTGTACGCTTTAAGTGTGGGTTGTTAGAAGGATTGTGCGACATGTTTATTAGCATCGTTTAACTAAATATAGTGTTGATTATCTACCGTTAATATTAAAGAAGGACGGATGACTGAGACGTGTCCGATAATGGACGTGTAGCCGCTAGCTGTCCGAGAACGGACGCAGTTGACCCGATAGCAACTCGAAGCTAACCAGGCTTCTGGCAGTTTCGTGGGAACATtgtgacaaaatgacaacaagcaGCGACTTGTTCCGCGTACTGGGACACACACGGAACCAGAGACGACCCAGTAGGTTCGCCATTAACCAAAATATCTCCCAGCTTTCGTTAAATTTAGTTAAAACTGTCTCCGCTGGCCGTGACAGGGACTGACAGCTGGAAATCCAGTTTGGCTAAAGCGCTGAGGGCTGAACaagctacaacaacaacaagcacaacTTCAACACCCCTCACTGCTgttattcatgttttaacacCAGTAAGAAGCACTAACAGTTCATAAAGAACCGGGATGTTAATGTGAATGCAGACTGTCTGATTTATGTCGCGTTATAAGTGTTATCTTGTGTCGTACACTTCACTGAGGGCCTGTGCTGGGAGCAGACAGCCTGCATCCCTGAAGGAAATGAACTTCGTGAATTACAACCCAACTCCAGCACAGTCACTCTGGCTGTGACCGTGTTTATTACACTGTGCAGTCATCATCATATAACACACAGTTTAGTAGAATATAACAACGAAACTGTGTCATGTCATGCAAAATTTATACTCTCACAGAAAACAGTAAAGTAATGATGcagaacataaaaacaaatgccaGCATGCAGGATGGATCTGTGCTGGATTCACTCTGAGGCTGCACAAAAAATCATTATGTGATCATTTTGCA
This genomic interval carries:
- the thumpd2 gene encoding THUMP domain-containing protein 2; the protein is MSIYERLFTLNTFNNTMTEPSSEGGLVRYYCTAGNGMERFLMDEVKKKLTAEDVCQMPGKVLFSSSAGINRVSELKAAERLFLLLKQASPVCLSAHTSPAKAASVLQSRLLGDKNQWTSAVMTWSRLQGELADRRTTANAPSTVVEVTVDREEGRRSEKKEKCNEESRKSAGGEREESVNGRQSSGEQIGAQMLEKKRKRDDEEEEERRGAARKSSSEKNVEKEKTSEKERTPGLDLSVESSSRIMDGIVEDFAVKSLEIEKTTRRGEKTQLQPSRIKPESSSVPVSFRISCKCTGSLSRYFSSQEVSKVIGVGLSRQLGWKTDLKNPQLEVNVYLSDDHCLMGIPLTRLPLANRSYIKTTGLRSTVAWAMTSLAQIQPGFCVVDPMCGVGTILIEAAQEHKAARFLGVDIDDGQLQKANENIAFAELGNRIHLLKASSMVLPLPSASVDAVVCDLPFGRKFGTKTNMAANLPLIVTEMERVLCPGGTLVLLLSPQLSCQLKKLLLQQDTTSNQETTPQTGTQGCPAPSLSPTRQQTFQIHQGINSRPTQKTGCQSGLQHSLPPPLSSLKHQTTLRVSLGLIDGLIHKYVKTDT